The following nucleotide sequence is from Aspergillus nidulans FGSC A4 chromosome I.
TCTGCGGTCAGCAACCAAGAACGCAAGATAGAAAAACAATTAATAATATGTATCAATAAATCAAATCAACTTTTTCTTCTGTAAATGACGGGTAAAGTCGCAGAACCGACGAGAGGTCGACTTATGTTCTCTGGACTTTCGTTCTCCTCAAATCGTCGCCGTTACTGTCTGCAATACGCTTTGAAGTCGAGCTGTTTGTAAAGTGATCATTGATCTTGGCCTTTACAGCCTCGaagatctccttctcgcccaatCGAACTTGTATAGCCATTTTGCGTCGTCGGTCTGATCCCTCAAGAGGAGAAACGGCTTCAACTTGATTGATTTGAGCGAGGAgctcttggtcttgctctATCGTAGTGCTGTATCGTTTCTCGCTCATTAGGATCGAATCGAAGAGaatttttgcttcttcttggccgaaGGCTGCTTTCGGCGGtttctgcttttgctgctggtgggTGAACTGCTCCGGTGATAGCGTCAGAGTTTTGAGGAGGACGACAAGCTCCTCCGGAATAATATCCGTTAGCGTATCGTTAGGCGATGGCCGAGAAATGGCATAGCCGTCGTCTAGAAGTTCTAGACTTTCCAGAAATTCGAGCTGTGACGGATGTCAATCAATTGAGCAGAGTGATGAGGGTTTGTGTGACATGTGTATTACCCGTGGCTGATTTTCAATGCTGGAATCGCTGAGGCCGGCAGAGGAGCAGAGCGTGTCGAGAGAGAGCTCAATGACATCGTATGAGGCATAGTTATCGGTAACATAGCCGTACCGTCTCAGAAGATCAGAGCGAGGAATCTCTCCATAGTCGTTGAAGATCTCCTCACCAGCCCGGATGGGCTTGATTGCCTTCATTACCAACGATTCCTCTTCTTGAAATAGACGGGCCTGGAAAAAGTCAATGGAATTaatagaagagaaaaaaaaaaaagggggggCATTGCCTATAATGCTCACGTTATTTCTGTACGCGTCCGCGTTCAGCATATCAGCCAGAGGCACCATGCCCTTGGAAGactgttcttcctcttcgtcagtGAGGTACCCGTCTTCGCCTTCCCgctcatcttcattctccgGTGTCTCAATGTCAAATGCGTAGGCCATTATTAGAGACCCCATCGTGTGAGCGAGGCCCAGGAGTGCCTGAGCACCCACATCACCATCATACGAAGCAAGTCCATTGATCGGAGGAAATAAAGCAGGATTCGCTCGAACAACAGGAatgatgagcttgagaaTAGACTCTTCAGCTCCCTGCTTCCCAATCTTCTCAACAACAGCGCTTCcctgaagctcttccagctcttccggcGACCAAAACATAAGTGTGTCAAAATTCTGAGGCAAAACCTTGAAATACGGCGCCCAAGTAGATTTGCCGCCTTGCAGATACTCGAAAATCATGACCAGCATCAGAGAGAGCCATGGGCCGAGTTGATCAAGGTCCTGCGAGAGCAAATCCTTTAGTTTCGAATTGTGGGTTGAGAGGACGAGATCTCGGGGGATGGCGAAaagttcttcgtcttcgtcgataTCGGCTTGAGCCACTGGAACCCGCGAGGCAAGCGTATCAGAATGGAATCACTTCTTCGTAAAGGATACAACTTAATAAGGTCGAGGACAGATTGCTAGACGAGGAAAAACTCGTCCGGGTGGAGTTAAAACATACCGACACCTCGCCCAGCAGCATTGGCTCTTAGATCCGCAATACGAATCTTGGAGTTGACTTTGACGCCAGGCCTAGATGATAGCCAGGTAGTAAACTCGTCTGACCGGCATTGGAAATTGTCACGGTCGGGGAAGTGAGCCGAAGAGGACATGACTTTTGACAACCTTGCGGGATTGTGGGCGGGCACAAAACGAAGTTAGCACCTCGGAGGATGGATTCAGGGGTGAAAAAGGACAACCCGCAATTGTATAATTATAAAAAGAAGGTTGGAGCCAGGAGAGGAGGAATCTGCCGAAGTGGGTAAAAAGCAGAGCAGtagggaggggaggggaggagAGAGTAGTGGGCTGTTGAGTTGTCGCTGTAGCTTACTTAGTTTAGTAGGGTCTTGTATACCGTCGGATAAACGCAGCGGCGGAACCTAACCTGGAACTGCCGGGACCGGATCCAAAGCAGACGAGCCAATCGATAACGTTGctgataaaaaaaaaaggatcTCCGACGCTGCCCCTCCATACAGCACTCACACTACCTATAGCTTCATTCCGCATCGTATAATACTATCTTAATGAGTTTTTCCCCCTAATTGTCAGCAGAAAATACTACCCAGAATGATTGCCATCGGTCTTGAAGGTTCCGCCAACAAACTCGGCGTGGGTATCATGTTACACCCTAAGGACGGTAGCACCCCGCAAGTCCTCGCCAACATCCGCCACACATATGTCTCCCCTCCCGGCGAGGGATTTCTCCCCAAAGATACAGCAAGGCACCACCGGTCCTGGGTCGTCAGTCTCGTGAAGAAAGCACTCAAGGAAGCGCGTATCTCCGTTGACGATGTGGACTGTATATGCTACACCAAGGGACCAGGAATGGGAGCTCCCCTTCAGAGTgtggcagtggctgcacGGACGCTAAGCTTACTATGGGGGAAGGAACTAGTTGGTGTTAACCACTGTGTTGGACGTATGCTCCCAAGTCCCGATTTTATGATATAGAATAATAGTAGGTACCTAATGCGGATCGCTCCAGATATCGAAATGGGTCGTCTAATTACCGGCGCATCGAACCCGGTCGTCCTATACGTGTCTGGAGGGAATACACAAGTAATCGCTTACAGCTCGCAACGGTATCGCATCTTCGGTGAGACTCTCGATATCGCGGTGGGCAACTGTCTTGACCGATTCGCGCGAACGCTACATATCTCTAATGACCCGGCTCCGGGGTACAATATTGAGCAACTCGCCAAAAAGGGCAAGCAACTGGTCGATTTGCCATACACAGTAAAAGGCATGGACTGCTCTATGTCAGGCATTCTTGCAGCCATTGATGCTCTCGCCGCAACGTACGGACTAAACGGAGAACAAccggatgaggaggaagacgtAACAGATGTTACGCCCGTTTCAGACGGGGCTTTAGAAAGCCGGAAACCAACCCGGGCAGATCTGTGCTTTTCGCTGCAGGAGACGGTATTCTCGATGTTGGTGGAAATTACAGAGCGCGCCATGGCACATGTTGGGTCGAAGGAAGTTTTGATTGTTGGCGGAGTCGGATGTAATGAGAggctgcaggagatgatgggGATCATGGCGCGGGATCGCGGAGGCAGTGTGCATGCCACGGATGAGAGGTTTTGTATTGACAACGGGATTATGATTGCCCAGGCTGGTATGCTCGCATATAAGACAGGCTTCCGGACGCCGCTCAAGGAATCTACGTGCACGCAGCGCTTCCGGACGGATGATGTATTTGTGCAATGGAGAGATTAGACTTATTCAGCCATATCCTGCTAATGTAATGAAGATTCAATTTGAAGTATTCTGCATCCAGGGGGCTAGATCAGAGAAATCAGGCATAGAAAAGCAGAATTGGTAATATGTCGTATCTATTGAATGCTGTTGGAGGTACCTCTAGCGCACGTATGATACGGCCCTATAATCTAATAGAGAGATGTCCGGAGACATAAGACGTAATAGGCAAGCAGTAGCAAACCAATTACCAGCTTCCTTT
It contains:
- a CDS encoding ribosomal lysine N-methyltransferase (transcript_id=CADANIAT00007342), with amino-acid sequence MSSSAHFPDRDNFQCRSDEFTTWLSSRPGVKVNSKIRIADLRANAAGRGVVAQADIDEDEELFAIPRDLVLSTHNSKLKDLLSQDLDQLGPWLSLMLVMIFEYLQGGKSTWAPYFKVLPQNFDTLMFWSPEELEELQGSAVVEKIGKQGAEESILKLIIPVVRANPALFPPINGLASYDGDVGAQALLGLAHTMGSLIMAYAFDIETPENEDEREGEDGYLTDEEEEQSSKGMVPLADMLNADAYRNNARLFQEEESLVMKAIKPIRAGEEIFNDYGEIPRSDLLRRYGYVTDNYASYDVIELSLDTLCSSAGLSDSSIENQPRLEFLESLELLDDGYAISRPSPNDTLTDIIPEELVVLLKTLTLSPEQFTHQQQKQKPPKAAFGQEEAKILFDSILMSEKRYSTTIEQDQELLAQINQVEAVSPLEGSDRRRKMAIQVRLGEKEIFEAVKAKINDHFTNSSTSKRIADSNGDDLRRTKVQRT
- the kae1 gene encoding tRNA N6-adenosine threonylcarbamoyltransferase (transcript_id=CADANIAT00007343); its protein translation is MIAIGLEGSANKLGVGIMLHPKDGSTPQVLANIRHTYVSPPGEGFLPKDTARHHRSWVVSLVKKALKEARISVDDVDCICYTKGPGMGAPLQSVAVAARTLSLLWGKELVGVNHCVGHIEMGRLITGASNPVVLYVSGGNTQVIAYSSQRYRIFGETLDIAVGNCLDRFARTLHISNDPAPGYNIEQLAKKGKQLVDLPYTVKGMDCSMSGILAAIDALAATYGLNGEQPDEEEDVTDVTPVSDGALESRKPTRADLCFSLQETVFSMLVEITERAMAHVGSKEVLIVGGVGCNERLQEMMGIMARDRGGSVHATDERFCIDNGIMIAQAGMLAYKTGFRTPLKESTCTQRFRTDDVFVQWRD